The proteins below come from a single Triticum aestivum cultivar Chinese Spring chromosome 5D, IWGSC CS RefSeq v2.1, whole genome shotgun sequence genomic window:
- the LOC123120506 gene encoding mRNA turnover protein 4 homolog, producing the protein MPKSKRNRSVTLSKTKKKPGLERKGKVVTEIKDAIERHSSAYVFTYNNMRNQKLKDLRDQLKSSSRIFLAGKKVMQIALGRSPADEAKTGLHKLSKFLQGASGLLFTNLPRDDVERLFREFEANDFARTGSIATQTVELKEGPLEQFSHEMEPFLRKQGLPVRLNKGVVELVADHVVCEEGKPLSPEAAHTLRVLGTKMATFRLYLVCRWSSDDFEVYKEGLAHLGGEEADESS; encoded by the exons ATGCCGAAATCCAAGCGCAATCGCTCAG TCACCCTGTCAAAGACCAAGAAGAAGCCGGGGCTAGAGCGGAAGGGCAAGGTGGTCACGGAGATCAAAGACGCGATTGAGCGCCACAGCAGCGCCTATGTCTTCACCTACAACAACATGAGGAACCAGAAGCTCAAGGACCTCAGGGACCAACTCAAGTCCTCTAGCCg GATATTCCTTGCTGGAAAGAAGGTCATGCAGATAGCATTGGGGCGGTCACCTGCTGATGAAGCTAAGACAGGCCTGCATAAACTCTCCAAG TTCCTTCAAGGTGCTTCTGGATTGTTATTTACAAATCTCCCAAGGGATGATGTCGAGAG ATTATTCCGAGAATTTGAGGCGAATGATTTTGCGAGGACAGGAAGTATTGCGACTCAAACG GTTGAGCTAAAGGAAGGCCCTCTGGAACAGTTTTCACATGAAATGGAACCCTTTCTGCGCAAACAAGGACTGCCAGTTCGCCTAAACAAAG GTGTTGTTGAATTGGTTGCAGATCATGTAGTATGTGAAGAAGGAAAGCCCCTTTCACCAGAAGCAGCACACACTCTG CGCGTGCTTGGGACGAAGATGGCGACGTTCCGACTGTACCTTGTCTGCCGCTGGTCGTCCGATGACTTTGAAGTGTACAAGGAAGGCTTGGCGCACCTGGGAGGTGAGGAAGCTGACGAGTCTTCTTAA